Below is a window of Candidatus Fermentibacter sp. DNA.
CATCGCCAGCAGGTGTACTCCGCGAGCCATTCCGTGAAGGACATGCCGTAGTTCCCGGCCGTCTCGTCGATCGCAGAGAGCATGTTCATGCCGACGGTCTCGGCGGCCTTCTCCCAGACCATCCGCACCGTCTCCTGGCCTCCGCAGCGGACCTGCATGTACATCGGCCACGGGGTCGCCCCGTAGTAGTACATCGACCCCGTCCGGATGTCGTACCAGGGTCTCCTGAGGCAGTTGTCGCCGGAGTGGAGGTAGTCGGCGTAGAGGTCCGTGTCCCAGCACTCGTTCTGCATCCACGTGGCGCAGTTCTCCTTGAACCAGGAGGGCTCGGCGGCCTCGTATCCGTCCTGGACGGCGTGCTGGAACTCGTGCGAGCAGGTTTCGAGTATCTGGTTCTCGCCCCAGCTCTCGCTGTTGCTCATGGCTATGTGGCTTGCGAAGTCCGCCTCGGGGGTGGTGGGATCGGAGGGCTCGCCCGAAGTCGAGCAGTAGCCGATCGTGCCTCCCGTGAGAGCCATCACGTAGACGTCGTATCTCGTGTCGCCGCCGAGACCGAGGTCGGAGGGGGGGGCATCCCAGTCCATCACGTCGACCTGATGCTCCCAGGAGTGGTCCATGCCCTCGCCGATGGTGGTGGCCCAGGCCAGGGTGGAGGCGTTCGGGCCGTTGTCGGTCCAGTGGATCTTGAAATGACCGCCGGGGGTGTCGTAGATGTACTCGGGACTCCCGACCGACGGCCTGGCCAGGAGGGTGAGGGCTTCGACGCATGCTGCGTCCGGGGATCCGCCCGCCAGCATGACGGCTGCATCGGCGGCTGCAGTGCCGCAAGGCTCGGTGGAAGCTCCGTCGGTGACCCAGGACGGAAGGGCGGTCTCGTCGAGCACGCTCCGGGCGCAGAGGAGAGCGGCTTCACCCGCTGAGATGCTCCCGTCGGCGAGCGCCCCCTCGATCCGGGACAGGTACATATCCGCCCACGAGGACGAAGCCATGAGGGATAGCACCGCAATTAACGACGCAGCCTTCATCGGACCCCCCGTCCGCCGAACCCGGCGTGAGAAAAGATTTGCCAGAATCTACCCGCCCGGCCTTTCCATGTCCACGAATCCGGAGGGCTGGAAACGGCCGGAGTTGCCTCGCGGCGCCGCAGGTGACGATAATCTACGATCGCATCCCCGGAGGTCGTCTGTTGAGAATAACGTTCTATGGCGCTGCCGGTTCCGTCACGGGCTCGATGCATCTCGTCGAGTTCGGGGGGAGGCGGATACTCCTCGACTGCGGCCTCCATCAGGGGCGCAGGGCCGAGAGCGATGCACTGAACAGGGATCCCGGGCTGGACGCCGCGGGGATCGACGCGATCGTCCTCTCGCATGCCCACATCGACCATTCGGGTTCGATACCCGCCTTCGTCAGGCGGGGATTCCGCGGCTCGATCCACTGCACTTCGGCCACGCGCGACCTGTGTGCCCTGATGCTTGCCGACAGCGCGAGGATACAGGAGAGCGACGCGGCATTCCTGAACCGCCGCGGGAGAGGCGGCGGCCTTCCGGCGGTGGAACCCGTCTACTCGCCGGCCGATGCCGCGCGCAGCATGGGTTTATTCCACACGTATCCCTACTACAGGCCCTTCGAGGTGGCGGAAGGCGTCACCGCCAGGTTCATCGAGGCAGGACACATCCTCGGTTCCGCCCAGGTAGAGCTGACGCTCTCCGCTGGCGGCCGGAGAACCGTACTGCTCTTCTCGGGCGATCTCGGGAGGCCCGCCATGCCCATACTCCGGGATCCGGACCTCGATTCGTCCAGGCCCGACATACTCCTCATGGAGTCTACCTACGGCGGCAGGAAGCACGAATCCGGCAGCGATGCCGTGAAGCGCCTGCGCAAGACCGTGCGGGAGACCGCCGGAAACGGCGGGAGGGTGATCATCCCCTCCTTCAGCGTCGGCAGGACGCAGGAGATCCTGTACTTCCTCAGGCTCCTCAGGGACAGTTCCGCGATCCCGAGGATACCCGTCTTCGTGGATTCGCCGATGTCCACGGATGCGACCTCGATCTTCAGGCTCCACCCGGAGTGCTATGACGAGGAGGCTCTCGACGCGGTCAACAGCGGATCGGGGCCCTTCGGGTTCGACGGTCTGCATTTCGTCAGATCGACAGCGGAGTCCAGGGCGCTCAACGACATCGGCGGTCCTTCGATCGTGATCTCCGCATCGGGCATGTGCGAGCACGGGCGGATCCTGCACCATCTCAGGCACGGCCTCGGGAATCCCGCCAACACTGTGCTCATCGTGGGATTCATGGCCGAGAACACGCTCGGAAGAGCTCTCGCCGAAGGCCGGACCTCCGTGAGGATCTTCGGTGAGACGCAGGCCGTAAGGGCCTCCGTGGCCGTGATCGACGGCTTTTCCGCTCATGCGGACTCCGACGGGTTGTTCGAGTACGCAACCCGGACCGGAGCCTCCGCCAGGGAGATAGTGCTGGTCCACGGCGAGAAGGAACAGGTCGCTGCGCTCACCTCGAGGCTCGCAGGAGCCGGGGTGGCCTGCAGTGCCCCGGGGCGTACCGAGTCCATGACCTTCGAAGCCGGCGACTGAACAGCGGTCGTGGAACCGGTCGTCGACCCCGGGGTACGTCGGAGCGGAACGCACCGGTCAGAACCCCGAACAGGAGAGTCATGATGTTCGAGATGCTCCTTCTCGCCGCCCTGTCGGCGCCCGAGTACCCGGGTTTCGTACCGCCTCCTTCGGGCATGGGTTCGGAATACCTGCCCTCCACGGTCAGGTCGGCCGGGATGGGCGGGGTCTCGACGGCTCTGGTGAGTCCCGACGGGTTCTCCATGTCCAATCCGGCGACATCCGCCTGGAGCACCTCGACCGGAGTGACCTGGACCGCAGGCTGGAGGGCCGGGGATGACGACGCATGGGACGGCGGCATGAGGTTCCCGTCCGTCTCGGTGCTGTTCCCTCTGCCCTGGAACGCGGTCCTGTCGGCGGGCCTGTCCGAGCGCAGCCGCCTCCTCGATGCCGCCGCGCTCTACCAGGACGGGTACAGGGGCTCCCTCGAATGGGAGGGCGGGCTCAACGAGGCCTGCGCGGCGTTCTCCCTCAGGGCTTCCGAATGGCTTGCGTTCTCCCTCGGAGGGAGGGGCGCGTTCGGCAGCACCCGGTGCTCCGCGAGTCTGACGGAAACCGGGCCCGGCGGATCGGGCGCCCCCGTGAACACCCAGTACGTCGACGAAGCCAAGTTCATGCCGTGCTGGGGGCTGCAGGCCGGCATGCTCATGAGGCTGGGCCGTGTGGACCTGGGCGCCTCCATCCTCACCGACAGGGGGGGGCGCATCGATATCGACAGGGACTATGCAGGCGCGGAGGAGGAGGGCAGTTCCCAGAACTACGACCTGCCGGGGGAGGTCAACCTCGGTGCGGTTGTACGACCTTCGGAGTGGCTCAGCCTTGGGGCCGACCTCCATTCCCGGAAGACGATGCACCTGCTCGACAGCACGGTCCCCGACGGTTCGGTGCTGGGGCTGGGCGCCGAGGCCCTGGTATCGAGGGGGGTAGCCGCGAGAGCCGGCTGGACTTCGACCGACGGGCTCTGGCGGGACGGCGCCTCGAGATGGACGGGCGGCCTGGGCTACAGGTTCGCAGACGGAGCCGCAGGGCTCGATTTCTCGATATCACGGGAGACCTGGGACGGTTCGGGCGAGACCTCCGTGTTCGTCTCCCTCTGGAGTTCCGAGAGTTGGCTGGGAAACCGCTGAAGGATACCGCCGTCATCATCCCGGCGAGGATGGGAGCGACACGCCTCCCCGGGAAGCCGCTGGCCGACATCGGTGGGGTCCCGATGGTCGTCAGGGTTGCCCTGGGCGCCTCGCGGAGCGGGGCCGGGCTCGTGGCCGTGGCCACCGACGACGAACGGATAGCATCAGTCGTCCGGAGTGCGGGCATCGAGGCGGTGATGACCGGCCCGGCCGACTCGGGATCGGCGAGGGTGTACGAGGCCTGGGGGAGGCTCGGCAGACCCGGGGGCAGGATAGTCGACCTCCAGGGCGACGAACCCTTCGCCGGACCGGAATGGATAGCCGCGCTGGCCTCCGTCGACACCGCCCCGGACAGGGTGGTTTCACTCGCAAGGCCCTGCACCGCCGAAAGGGCGGCCTGCGAATCGTCCGTGAAGGTGGCCCTCCGCTGCGACGGATCGGCCCTCTACTTCTCCCGGTCCCCGATCCCTCACGGTTCCGGTTCGTTTCTCGAGCATGTCGGAGTCTACTGCTTCAGCCCGGAGTCCTTCGACCGCTGCATGCAGGCTCACCGCTGTCCGCTGTCGGCCGGCGAGAGGCTGGAACAGCTCTCATGGCTATGCGCCGGAGTGGAGATCGCGATCGTAGAGGGTCCCTTCCACGGATTCGGGATCGACACGCCGGACGATCTCGAGCGGGCCAGGAGGGAGATCCTTGGCTGACAGGCTTTTCATCACCGGCCCCTGCGTCCTCGAAACGGAGGAGACCGCTCTGGAGACGGCCCGCATGCTCTCCTCCCTGTTCGAGGGCAGGGAGGGCGTCGATTGGGTCTTCAAGGCCTCCTTCCTCAAGGACAACAGGACCTCGCCCGGTTCCTACCGCGGGCCCGGCATGGAGCGGGGGCTGTCCATCCTGGCGGCTGTCCGCGAGGCCTTTCATGTCAGGGTGACGACCGACGTGCACGAATCATCCCAGATCGAGAGCGTGGCCGCTGTGGCGGACATCATCCAGATCCCGGCCTTCCTGTGCAGGCAGACCTCCCTGCTCGAGGCTGCGGGGGGCGCCTGTCTGCCGGTCAACGTGAAGAAGGGCCAGTTCATGGATCCCCGGAACATGGCCGGGGCCGTGGAGAAGCTCCGTTCGGCGGGTTGTCCCTGCGTCATGCTCACCGAGAGGGGATCCTTTTTCGGATACGGCGATCTGGTGGTCGACTTCAGATCTCTGTCGGTCATGTCGGCTCTCTGCGACTCCGTGATCCTCGACGTGACGCACTCCCTCCAGCGGCCCGGAGCCGCGGGTTCCTCGAGCGGAGGAGACAGGGAGCACGCGGTGAGGCTCGCCAGGGCCGCAGCCGCCTGGGGCGTCGACGGGCTCTTCTTCGAGGCGCATCCGAGACCCGGCGAATCCCCGAGCGACAGGGACACGATTCTCGGCCCGGAAGACTCGCTCGCACTCGTCGACTCGGCGATCCGCCACTGGGAGGGTGCCCGGTGAAGTCCGTCTCCCTCTTCGCCATGGATGTCGACGGAGTGCTTACCGACGGCACCCTCGAATACGGTCCCGGCGGTGCGTGCCAGAGGTTCGACGCCCAGGACGGGGCCGGGCTGATCGCCCTGCAGAAGACAGGCATTCCTCTGGCTCTCATATCGTTCCGCGATCTGGAATCCACCCGGCGGCGCGCGAGGGACCTCGGGATCAGGTATCTCCTTCTTGGCTGCACCGACAAGCGAAAGGCACTCGACGACCTCTGCGTCCATCTCGGCATCGAACCTGCGTCTGCGCTCTACATGGGCGACGACGAGATGGACATCCCCGCCCTGGAGGCCGCCGGGGTGTCGGCCTGCCCCTCGAACGCCCGTCCCTCGGTGAAGTCGGTGTGCCAGATCGTCACATCCCGCCCGGGCGGCTCGGGAGCCGTCCGCGAGGTGGTCGACATGCTGCTCGACGGGAGGCTCCGGTGAACGGCTCGATGGAGGAGGCCGGAAGGGTCTTCGACGCCGAGATGCGCTGGCTCGAGGAAACCCGGCGTCTGATCGCGGGCCGTTTCGAGAATGCGGTAGGCATCCTCCACGGCGCCCGGGGCAAGGTGATCGTCTCGGGCATCGGGAAATCGGGGTTCATCGCCAGGAAGATCGCCGCCACGATGACGAGCACCGGGACACCCGCCTTCTTCCTTCATCCCGCCGAGGCGGTCCACGGAGACCTGGGCCTCCTCGAGAGGGGGGACGCAGCCCTGATCCTCTCCCGCAGCGGCAACACGCCCGAACTCGCCGCCCTCCTGCCCCGCTTCTCGGGGCTGGGCATCCCGATCGTCTCTATCTGCAGGGAGGATTCCATCCTCGGAAGGGCGTCCGCAGTCGTGCTCCCCCTGCCCGACCTGCCGGAAGCCTGCCCCTACAACCTCGCCCCGACGGCGAGTACGACAGCCATGCTGGTCACGGGTGACGCCATCGCGATGGCCCTCCTATCCGCCTGCGAGTTCTCGCCCGAGGACTTCGCGGAGATACACCCCGGCGGAATACTCGGGAGGAAGCTGCTGAGCAGGGTTTCGGACATGATGGTCCCTCCCCCCCTGCCGGATCTGCCGGAGGACACGCTCCTCCCCGACGCGGTGGAGACCATGACGAGGCACAGGGGGGTCTGCTTCAGCACGGACGGGTCGGGAGCCCTGTCGGGCATCTTCGTCTACGGGGACCTCGGCAGGCTCATGCGCGACCGGACGGACATAGGGAACCTCAGGCTCTCCGAAGTGCTCATCCGCGGTCCCGTGGTGGCCACCCCGTCCGAGCCGGCCACGGCGGCTCTGGCCAGGATGGAGCAGAAGGGCATCACCAGCCTGGTCGTAGTGGACGGGGATTCCAGGCCGGTCGGCCTTGTGTTCCTCCACGACATCATGCGCGCCGGGATCTACTGAGGCTGCGGTGCCCAGGAGGAGGCTCCCCTTCCGGGCTCTCCGGCACGCCCTCGAGCGGCCTGCCGTCGACCTCCTGCTGTCCTGCGCCCGCCGGGCGCCGATGCCGCTGCTGAAAGCCTCGGCCTCCGCCGCGGCCCGGGTCGCCTCCGCCCTCCCCTCGCGGGCGAATACGATGATCGACAGGCACAGGCGGAACATCCTGGCGCCATCCGGGCTCGATGTGGATCCGTTCCCGGTCTATCGAGGAATGATCCTGTCGATGATCGATTTCGTGAGGCTCTCCTACGCATCGGACCTCGAGTTCCGCAGTGCCGTAGGGGTCGAGGGGGCGCACTTCCTGGAGGAGGCCCTCGGGAAGGGGAGGGGAGCGATCTGCATCACGGCCCATTACGGCGCCTGGGAGCTCATCCCGAGGGCCGTCGTCCTTCTCGGTCACCGGACCGGGGTTGTCGGGAGGCGGCTCTCCGGTTCCGCTGCGGACACCAGGCTCGGCCGGCTGAGGTCGATGCACGATGTCACCGTTCTGGACAGGGCTTCCGGAGCCAGGCCCCTCCTGGGGCTGTTGCGCACGAACGCGGCTGTGGGTATTCTCATCGACCAGGACACGACCGCGGTCGAATCGGAGTTCGTCGATTTCTTCGGGCTGCCCGCCCTGACTCCGACAGGCCCGGCCAGGCTGGCTGTCAGGTTCGGTATACCCGTGGTCCCTCTCCACATCGTCCGGAGGAATGATGGTTCGCATCTCCTCGTCATCGAAGAGGCGCTCGACCCGGGAGCCTTCACGGGCGACGACGGACACGTCCGCCTCACGTCATGTCTCAATGCGATCATCGAGGGCTGGATCAGGGCCGATCCCTCCCAGTGGATCTGGTTTCACGAGCGCTGGTGCCGCCGTCCTCCTGGCTCTCCTGGCCTGCGCTGAAGGCTCGAGGACCTACTCGGAGGAATCGGGGGAGGTCCAGCAGCTCGGCGCCTTCTCTCTGACGGAAGCCGCCCCCGGGGGCAGGAACTGGAGGCTCGAGTGCGAAGGGGGAACCTTCCACGAGCAGGACAGCACCCTCCTCATGTGGGGCGTCAGGCTCGTGATGTACGAGGCCGACATGCCGGCCTCGATGCTCACTTCGGACTCGGGCGAGGCCCTCGACAACGGGGCGATGCTCAGAGCCTGGGGGGATGCCAGGGTGGAGACCTCCGAAGGCAGGGTGCTCACATCCCCGGAGCTCATATGGTGCGACAGCCTCGATTCGTTCATGACTGACTGCCTGGCCGTCCTCGAAGTCCCCGACAGCCTCGGCACGACATATCTTACCGGCCGGGGCGTCGTCCTCGACAGGAGCCTCGGCTCGGCGGCCGGAGTCGACGTGAGGGAGAGTTTCACCGCCGTCTACAGCGGGGAGGTCGGCATTGAGGAGTAGCCTCCTCGCGCTCGCGGCATCGACCGCAGCCCTCGCCGGGGTCTTCACCGTGAGTGCCGCGAGGGCGTCCGGCAGCGAGACCGGCGACGGGGAACTCGTGGTCGATCTCGGCGGGGACGTCGAGGTGACGGACGGCTTCGTCTCCGTCACCGCCGATTCGGGGAGGGTCTGGCAGCAGGCGGGCC
It encodes the following:
- a CDS encoding KpsF/GutQ family sugar-phosphate isomerase, which gives rise to MNGSMEEAGRVFDAEMRWLEETRRLIAGRFENAVGILHGARGKVIVSGIGKSGFIARKIAATMTSTGTPAFFLHPAEAVHGDLGLLERGDAALILSRSGNTPELAALLPRFSGLGIPIVSICREDSILGRASAVVLPLPDLPEACPYNLAPTASTTAMLVTGDAIAMALLSACEFSPEDFAEIHPGGILGRKLLSRVSDMMVPPPLPDLPEDTLLPDAVETMTRHRGVCFSTDGSGALSGIFVYGDLGRLMRDRTDIGNLRLSEVLIRGPVVATPSEPATAALARMEQKGITSLVVVDGDSRPVGLVFLHDIMRAGIY
- the kdsA gene encoding 3-deoxy-8-phosphooctulonate synthase — translated: MADRLFITGPCVLETEETALETARMLSSLFEGREGVDWVFKASFLKDNRTSPGSYRGPGMERGLSILAAVREAFHVRVTTDVHESSQIESVAAVADIIQIPAFLCRQTSLLEAAGGACLPVNVKKGQFMDPRNMAGAVEKLRSAGCPCVMLTERGSFFGYGDLVVDFRSLSVMSALCDSVILDVTHSLQRPGAAGSSSGGDREHAVRLARAAAAWGVDGLFFEAHPRPGESPSDRDTILGPEDSLALVDSAIRHWEGAR
- a CDS encoding lysophospholipid acyltransferase family protein, with translation MPRRRLPFRALRHALERPAVDLLLSCARRAPMPLLKASASAAARVASALPSRANTMIDRHRRNILAPSGLDVDPFPVYRGMILSMIDFVRLSYASDLEFRSAVGVEGAHFLEEALGKGRGAICITAHYGAWELIPRAVVLLGHRTGVVGRRLSGSAADTRLGRLRSMHDVTVLDRASGARPLLGLLRTNAAVGILIDQDTTAVESEFVDFFGLPALTPTGPARLAVRFGIPVVPLHIVRRNDGSHLLVIEEALDPGAFTGDDGHVRLTSCLNAIIEGWIRADPSQWIWFHERWCRRPPGSPGLR
- a CDS encoding MBL fold metallo-hydrolase; this encodes MRITFYGAAGSVTGSMHLVEFGGRRILLDCGLHQGRRAESDALNRDPGLDAAGIDAIVLSHAHIDHSGSIPAFVRRGFRGSIHCTSATRDLCALMLADSARIQESDAAFLNRRGRGGGLPAVEPVYSPADAARSMGLFHTYPYYRPFEVAEGVTARFIEAGHILGSAQVELTLSAGGRRTVLLFSGDLGRPAMPILRDPDLDSSRPDILLMESTYGGRKHESGSDAVKRLRKTVRETAGNGGRVIIPSFSVGRTQEILYFLRLLRDSSAIPRIPVFVDSPMSTDATSIFRLHPECYDEEALDAVNSGSGPFGFDGLHFVRSTAESRALNDIGGPSIVISASGMCEHGRILHHLRHGLGNPANTVLIVGFMAENTLGRALAEGRTSVRIFGETQAVRASVAVIDGFSAHADSDGLFEYATRTGASAREIVLVHGEKEQVAALTSRLAGAGVACSAPGRTESMTFEAGD
- the kdsB gene encoding 3-deoxy-manno-octulosonate cytidylyltransferase, with translation MAGKPLKDTAVIIPARMGATRLPGKPLADIGGVPMVVRVALGASRSGAGLVAVATDDERIASVVRSAGIEAVMTGPADSGSARVYEAWGRLGRPGGRIVDLQGDEPFAGPEWIAALASVDTAPDRVVSLARPCTAERAACESSVKVALRCDGSALYFSRSPIPHGSGSFLEHVGVYCFSPESFDRCMQAHRCPLSAGERLEQLSWLCAGVEIAIVEGPFHGFGIDTPDDLERARREILG
- a CDS encoding HAD hydrolase family protein — protein: MKSVSLFAMDVDGVLTDGTLEYGPGGACQRFDAQDGAGLIALQKTGIPLALISFRDLESTRRRARDLGIRYLLLGCTDKRKALDDLCVHLGIEPASALYMGDDEMDIPALEAAGVSACPSNARPSVKSVCQIVTSRPGGSGAVREVVDMLLDGRLR